GGACCACAGCAGTGTTATAGGAGGCAACGGGGGGCTAGGAAGAACCTGCAGAATGCTTTTAGCAAGGGAAAGATGATTGATTGGAGTTCTCTGGCTGGGGCAATTTAAACCCCCACACTGAAAAGGAAATCTCtttctgccccagccatgtgttcAGCTCCAAGCCCAGGTGTGGCTGAGTCTCTTTACATGTCATTACCACCCCCAACAGTGCTGCAGGTTGGGCTGGATGCTGTCCTGGGCCAAGGCCTCAAAGCCTTTCTCCACCCTTTGTAAAGCCCTTGGCCCTTTCAGCTGCTCTCACTTCTCTACAGCACAGATGTAAGTGTTCCATGGGCCACAGACCACGTCCTCCACCGAGAGCCCGTTTGCAGGGAAATAGCCCACTTGTCTTGGCTGGTCAGAGCTGGCTGTGTCAGTGTGGCCAAGCTGCCCGTATTTGCCTGCAGACAAAAACACAGCTGCTACATCCACCCCACCTCCTGCAGCAGCAATTCTGCAACACCCAGCCCCAGGAGGGCGCTGCCTTCTCTCATGCAGGGCCTTGGGCAGCTGGAGACTGGGAGGACTCTGTTGTAGGAGCATTTACATTCACAAGCCCGAAGAGCAGTGCACCATCCTCACTTACCCCAGCCCCAGGTGTAGAGCTCCCCTGTCCCTGTAAGCAAAGACAAGAATCAGCTGTGGGGGCTACAGGAGAGAGGGTCTGTCCTCCCCCCAGTTTTGGGCCAAGGGCAAAGTTTTGTCCAACAAGCAGCACAGGGGGGCAGTAGAACTTGCTTCTGTGTATGCTTCTCCCCTGGGTCCCAGGCTGACTGTTACGCACGCTGCTTTATGCCCTTAGTCAGGCCAAGGAGCTGAGTGCAGCAGACATGCCCTGGGCAGTCAGTTCCCTCGAGGCAGGGGTGTTAATTCAGGGCAAGTTCCCGCCCGAGGTTTCACATTGGAACATCACCTTCAGTTGAACCAAGCAAGTTAATATATAGCAGAGGTGACCATCCTTCCCCTGGAGCCTGGGCCTGTTCAGTGCAGCCAGCCTCCTTCCCCAGGACAGGTGGGAATTGCTGAAACCAGCACAAGGCATTAGAGCAGCGgtaggcaaactacagcccacgggaccctcctgccgcagcctgacccggtgctgtgcggtggtgtggctggcttcagctgggcagcgcagctgcctGCCCTGTGCTCCAGACAGTGTGGTAAGGggtccaggggggcagtcaggaatgagaggaggggtggatggggcaggagtcccagggggggtGGGATAGAGGGCAGgactgggccacgcctggctgtttggggagccaCAGCTCTTtgtacaatttcagaaacccaatatggccctcaggccaagtGTGCCCACCCCCACTTTAGAGCCATCCCAGCTCTACAATCAACACTTCACCACCGCCCTCCTTGCTGACCAGCCCCAAGCCCCTGTACTTACGGGTCACAGCAGCAGTGTGGCGGGAACCACAGCTGACCTTGCTGACCTCTGAACCCTCAGGTAGATCCAGCAAAGCGGGGAAGGCCTGGATTGAAATGAAGTCACCTGCTTCAGCACCCGGTGCTGCCTTGGGACTGACCAATTTCAGCTCCGCCTCTCCTAGGAAACGGATTCAAAATCCAACTCAGgtggtggagctggagagcaAGGAAGATGGGGGCCTCTTTTGGCTGGGGAGGGTCTGACCCTCCCCAATGCAAGAGTAACCAGGCTGTCACAAGGGGATTTCCCTCACCGGTGCACAGGCAGGCTGAGCTGGAGCTACCCCTCTGAAAAGCCTGGGGCCTCCAGGGGTTCCCAAAGCCTCACCGGCAAGCAGCCAAGGAAAGGCAAGTTGCCATAAGAACCAAGaaaggccagcagcagcagctctctaAGCCTCCACCCACCAGCCAGGACTCAGCCTTCGGGCCTGTGCCACGTGGCAGGGTTCCTCACCTGCGCCGGATTCCTCATGCTGGGAGACAGAGGCTGCGGCTGGTGGCCTTTTTTCTGCCAGTGCTTTGCAAGGTAATGCCAGCTGCCCCGATTCGTTCCAGCCCCAGGCATAGAGATCACCTCCCTCTGGAAGAAAGAGAGAAGTGATAGCCGAGAACAGGACTGGGACCAAGGTGTTTCTCCGTGAGCATTCAGAGCTCCAGCTCCTGGGCAAGCAGGGGCCCTCAGAGCCCTTCCCCCCTAGAACTTTGCGCATTGCTGTAGAGTCTCCCCCAGGAGCTAATCCACCATCACCCCTCAAGTAGTTTGGAGTGGGgcggccctttggcccagccgagCATTCCCCAGGAGCAGGGATGGAAACAGCACCAACTCCGCTCCCCCCTTGGCACCAGCGATCCCCCTTTTAGCCACACTGACCAAGCCCCCACCCTGTTGCTACTAACAGGCCTGGGCGCGGGGAGCGGCCATTCCACCCCTATGGCCCTTACCGCTGACACTGACAGAATGCCAGCCTCCAGCTGCCACGTCCCCCATGGGCACACCATGCAAGGCCTCCACGAGCCGGGGCTCCGACACCGGCTCCAGCCCCCCGTGCCCCAGCTGCCCATGTCTGCAGGGAACACACACGAGACTCGTTTCTGCTCTCGatgtctgccccttccccacagcaaccCCCCCCCAGAGGGACCAGCCACCCCTACTCCATGTATCTTCCACAGGGATGAGCCACCCTGCCCCAtgtatcctcccctccccccagggatgAGCCAACATGACCCCATGTTCTCCcctcgcgcccccccccacagggaTGAGCCACCATGACCCcatgttctcccctcccccccccctgcaAAGGGAGCAGCCACCCTGCCCCATgtatcctcccctcctcccagggatGAGCCAACATGACCCCATGtcttcccctcgccccccccaTAGGgaccagctccccctcctcctctctgacccagcccccagcagcgcagtctccttccccacccacctgccGGAGCCCCAGGTGTAGACGGTCCCGGCGGGGCCCAGCAGCGCCGCGTGCTCGTGGCCCAGCACCAGCTTCCGGGCCGGCAGCGGCAGCGGGTGCAGGAAGGGCGGCCGCGGGGTCACGTAGCCGccgggggccaggggcaggggcccGGCCGTCTCCCCTGGGTGCAGCCGCCGCCGCCAGGCGGGGCCCCCGCGCAGCCCCGCGCCCCGCGCCCAGGCCTCCAGCGCGGCCCCTCGCAGCAGAAGCACGTGGCTCTCGGAGGGAAGCAGGTCCCGGCAGCGCCCGGGCAGCGGCGCCGCCAGCAGCCCCCGCAGCACCAGGCGGCCGCGCCCTGCGGAGAGAGCGGTCagggggggttctggggggggggggcggtacgAAGGGGGGGTGGTAGCGAATTGGGGGCGGTACCGGAGCGGGGTTGGGGCggcaccggggggggggcggcaccggagcggggttggggcggtaccgggcggggggggggggcggcaccgGAGTCTCACCCGTCACCAGGCCCGTGTAGCTCCACGCGGGCCGCACCACGCGGATCCCGCCCGGCTCCGGCTCCAGGCGCCGGGCCCCGCCGGCCGGAGGCTCCGCGACGCCCCGAAACCCGAAAACGAACCAGCCGCGCTGGGGACCCGGTTCCGCCATCGCAGCCAATCACAGCGAGCGGGAGCGACTTCCGGTCACATGACGTGACAACTCCCCGCCCCTTTtgccagatggggaaactgaggccaggtctccccctcccccatccatttAGGTGACGTGCGACCCCGGCGCTGTTCAGCCCCAGGCAACCCGCGTCCCCCCAGCCGCCAGGCCTAGAAACCtctggcccagcccggcccctagGGTGGGGTGACCCCCCTCCCcggtctctccccaccccagttaAAGGAGAGCAGCCTGGGTGGGACAGCCCCCAGGAGAACCCCCACATCCCCTCGCTGTTACAAGGAGGGACCTTCCTTCATGCTGGGTGGGCCCCAGCCTCGGGGtccagccccgctccctgcgaCTGatgaacccccagcccagagctgttCCCCACCCTagccccttccccactgtgagCCAGGCCCCTGCCCTTAGTGCTTCGCTTTGGTAAGTTCAGGCCGCTGGCTGGAGGGGGtggttttattaggaaaatacaatacagtgCATACACGGCCTGctttccctcaccccccaccaccaccaccgccgcAGAGGTAAATGCAACAGACAGGCTACAACCCCAGCAGCGGGGCCAGCGCTCGCTCCTTCACAAGGCATTCAGCAGCACCCggaggcaggagagagagggttGATCCAGCTGCTCAGACCAGTCAGGGGCACATCTACGACcccaaacagctgctgcattcagCCACTCACCGCCTCGGGGAACAGCAGGACAGCGCCAACTGAGGGTGCTGCCCCTCCGACCCCAACCCCACATAGCCGCTGTGCCTGAAGAAtgccctctctgcccctccccgccagcccagagcagagctgtgggggtcaGAGCGCTtggaggagacagacagacacgtgTTAGGCACCAGAAGAGAGGTGCAGGTGCAAATGCCCCTCCTGGGGGGCAGCAAGTGTAGTCTGGCCCCCAGCTCAGCATCCATCTGCGCTGGGAGCACACGCGGGGGCATTGCTCAGGCAGGCAGAGACAAGCACGGGGTGCAGCAGGACTTGGATGCCTGCAGAGAGCTCTCAGCGGAGGCTGTGAGGggaggctggcagctccaggctaGACGGGAGAGTGTCAAGGGGACCCTGCAGCAGCTCGTGGGTGCAGAGAAGAAACGTACCTGAGAGCATTGCAGAGCACCCCTAGGCAGGCCCTGCCTCAACTGCACACACTCTTCGGTTAAGACAAGATACAACAGGCAGGTTCGGCCCCCCTCATGGCCACCTGcaccccaggggctccagcctCTGAAGGCAGCGTCTTTCCCTAGCAGCAGCTGGGTGTGTTACAAGCCCAGAGCAGTGCGTGCACAGAGGAAGGAGAGCCCAGACAGGACAGCCCGTCACTCTCCATTCACGTTGGGTTTGATCAGCCCACATGCCACGGCCCGCGCCAGGCACTCCTTGGCAGCTTGGGCCACACGGGGCTTGTCGCGCTCCTCCTTGGCGAGTACGGACAGGATCTCCAGCATCTCGCTCTCCATGAGCTTGGCTGCAATCTCCCGGCCTGCCATCATGTTCAGCACGATCACGGCGCCACGATGCTGCAGCTCCTCGTTGGGGCTGAGCAACAGGGCCTGCAGGATCTCCAGCCAGTGATCCGTCTGGGGGGAGACAGGGAGACGGGCTTGAGCCAGGCCCTGAGCCCCTGTATGGGCTCAGAACCTGGGCGGGGAGCCCTCCAGCACACCCAGGCTACTCTCGGAGCCGAAACCCCAGCCCGGAGTCCTGCTTCCTGGACAGACCCAcagaccagctgctgctgccccctctgGCACTTGTACCGTCCCTGAGCCTCAGCCggctccctctccttcccacaaCATGCCAGAGAAACGGAGCTGGCTGCCTGCCGCAGCCAGGA
The nucleotide sequence above comes from Natator depressus isolate rNatDep1 chromosome 10, rNatDep2.hap1, whole genome shotgun sequence. Encoded proteins:
- the RCCD1 gene encoding LOW QUALITY PROTEIN: RCC1 domain-containing protein 1 (The sequence of the model RefSeq protein was modified relative to this genomic sequence to represent the inferred CDS: inserted 2 bases in 2 codons; substituted 1 base at 1 genomic stop codon) — its product is MDAELGARLHLLPPRRGICTCTSLLVPNTCLSVSSKRSDPHSSALGWRGGAERAFFRHSGYVGLGSEGQHPQLALSCCSPRRAGVARHLNGWGRGRPGLSFPIWQKGRGVXHVMXPEVAPARCDWLXMAEPGPQRGWFVFGFRGVAEPPAGGARRLEPEPGGIRVVRPAWSYTGLVTGRGRLVLRGLLAAPLPGRCRDLLPSESHVLLLRGAALEAWARGAGLRGGPAWRRRLHPGETAGPLPLAPGGYVTPRPPFLHPLPLPARKLVLGHEHAALLGPAGTVYTWGSGRHGQLGHGGLEPVSEPRLVEALHGVPMGDVAAGGWHSVSVSEGGDLYAWGWNESGQLALPCKALAEKRPPAAASVSQHEESGAGEAELKLVSPKAAPGAEAGDFISIQAFPALLDLPEGSEVSKVSCGSRHTAAVTRTGELYTWGWGKYGQLGHTDTASSDQPRQVGYFPANGLSVEDVVCGPWNTYICAVEK